A stretch of the Streptomyces ortus genome encodes the following:
- a CDS encoding PPK2 family polyphosphate kinase, producing MAKKDSKGRKNGEEGERKKGGKGGAAVHEVLRLPVGERISLSSYDTSAPPDGATAPRSKSDGLAAITRMAEPLAGLQERLWASSTAGDRRRILLVLQGMDTSGKGGTVKHVIGLFNPVGCRVRNFKAPTPEERQHDFLWRIRRQLPHHGELGVFDRSHYEDVLVGRVRELAPRAEIESRYDRINDFERALADDGTTLVKCFLHISFEEQRLRLLRRLANPDKHWKFSPSDIDDRALWPAYQEAYEIALERCSSDVAPWYLIPADRKWYRNWAISRLLLEHLTALDPRYPQPDFDVEACRKRLQEEG from the coding sequence ATGGCCAAGAAGGACAGCAAGGGCAGGAAGAACGGGGAGGAAGGGGAGCGGAAGAAGGGCGGGAAGGGCGGCGCCGCCGTGCACGAGGTGCTGCGCCTCCCGGTCGGCGAACGGATCTCCCTCTCCTCGTACGACACCTCCGCGCCCCCCGACGGGGCGACCGCGCCCAGGTCCAAGTCCGACGGCCTCGCCGCCATCACCCGGATGGCCGAACCCCTCGCCGGGCTGCAGGAACGCCTGTGGGCGTCGAGCACCGCGGGTGATCGCCGCCGGATCCTCCTGGTCCTCCAGGGCATGGACACCAGCGGCAAGGGCGGCACGGTCAAGCACGTCATCGGGCTCTTCAACCCCGTCGGCTGCCGCGTCCGCAACTTCAAGGCGCCGACCCCCGAGGAACGGCAGCACGACTTCCTCTGGCGGATCAGAAGGCAGCTCCCCCACCACGGTGAGCTGGGCGTCTTCGACCGTTCCCATTACGAGGACGTCCTCGTCGGCCGCGTCCGGGAGCTGGCCCCGCGCGCCGAGATCGAGTCCCGGTACGACCGGATCAACGACTTCGAGCGGGCCCTCGCCGACGACGGCACGACGCTCGTCAAGTGCTTCCTGCACATCTCGTTCGAGGAACAGCGGCTGCGGCTGCTGCGCCGGCTCGCCAACCCCGACAAGCACTGGAAGTTCAGCCCGTCGGACATCGACGACCGGGCCCTGTGGCCCGCCTATCAGGAGGCGTACGAGATCGCCCTCGAACGCTGCTCCTCGGACGTCGCCCCCTGGTATCTGATCCCCGCCGACCGCAAGTGGTACCGGAACTGGGCGATCAGCCGGCTGCTGCTGGAGCACCTGACGGCGCTGGATCCGCGGTATCCGCAGCCGGACTTCGATGTGGAGGCGTGCCGGAAGCGGCTGCAGGAGGAGGGCTGA
- a CDS encoding PhoX family protein, whose product MSATRREVLARSGALGVGIAFTGAVSELFTGTAAALGHSGYGPLLPDPDGLLDLPKGFRYRVLSREGDELRSGEGQVPSNHDGMSAFAGRHGRVHLVRNHENRVTGKIGVPTVDGLTYDPMGKGGCTALTLDQRGDVVGERVAIAGTAVNCAGGPTPWGTWLTCEETEDKAGTNGYTKDHGFIFEVDPVDPHRTGAVPLTAMGRFQHEAIAVDPKRGIVYETEDAFLKPFGLFYRFLPNKPEGGRGSLRAGGRLQAMRVPGVPDLSSIQETGASFDRIEWVDVPDPLASGTPIRDQDFGPKGITHAQKLEGCYWGGSSVYFVSSFAHSSEGSAADHYGQIWRYEPAARRLTLVIVFGPDTDVQLPGESPDNICLAPSGGLMVCEDGGGAQHVFGVTRRGEVYPMARNRQNIGTPDAPEWGEFAGVTFAPDGRTMYVNCYTPGTTFAVTGPWSRH is encoded by the coding sequence ATGTCCGCAACACGACGCGAGGTGCTGGCCCGCTCCGGAGCCCTGGGAGTCGGCATCGCCTTCACCGGTGCCGTATCGGAGCTCTTCACGGGTACGGCCGCCGCACTGGGCCACTCCGGATACGGCCCCCTGCTCCCCGACCCGGACGGTCTGCTGGACCTGCCGAAAGGTTTCCGTTACCGGGTGCTGTCCCGCGAGGGCGACGAACTGCGCTCCGGCGAGGGCCAGGTACCGAGCAACCACGACGGCATGTCCGCCTTCGCCGGCAGACACGGCCGCGTCCACCTCGTCCGCAACCATGAGAACCGCGTCACCGGCAAGATCGGCGTCCCCACGGTCGACGGCCTCACCTACGACCCGATGGGCAAGGGCGGCTGTACGGCGCTGACCCTCGACCAGCGGGGCGACGTGGTCGGCGAACGGGTCGCGATCGCCGGTACGGCCGTCAACTGCGCGGGCGGCCCCACACCTTGGGGCACCTGGCTGACCTGCGAGGAGACCGAGGACAAGGCCGGCACGAACGGCTACACCAAGGACCACGGTTTCATCTTCGAGGTCGACCCGGTGGACCCCCACCGCACCGGGGCGGTACCGCTGACCGCGATGGGCCGCTTCCAGCACGAGGCGATCGCCGTCGACCCCAAGCGCGGCATCGTCTACGAGACCGAGGACGCGTTCCTCAAGCCCTTCGGCCTCTTCTACCGGTTCCTGCCCAACAAGCCGGAGGGCGGGCGCGGTTCGCTGCGCGCGGGCGGCCGGCTCCAGGCGATGCGCGTACCGGGCGTCCCGGATCTCTCCTCGATCCAGGAGACGGGCGCGAGCTTCGACCGCATCGAGTGGGTGGACGTACCGGACCCGCTGGCGAGCGGGACCCCCATTCGCGACCAGGACTTCGGCCCCAAGGGCATCACCCACGCGCAGAAGCTGGAGGGCTGCTACTGGGGCGGCTCGTCCGTCTACTTCGTGTCCTCCTTCGCGCACAGCAGCGAGGGCTCCGCGGCCGACCACTACGGCCAGATCTGGCGGTACGAGCCCGCTGCCCGCCGGCTCACGCTGGTGATCGTCTTCGGTCCCGACACCGACGTACAGCTGCCCGGCGAGTCCCCCGACAACATCTGCCTCGCCCCCAGCGGCGGCCTGATGGTCTGCGAGGACGGCGGGGGCGCGCAGCACGTGTTCGGTGTGACCCGGCGGGGCGAGGTGTACCCGATGGCCCGCAACCGGCAGAACATCGGCACGCCGGACGCCCCGGAGTGGGGCGAGTTCGCGGGCGTCACCTTCGCGCCCGACGGCCGGACGATGTACGTGAACTGCTATACGCCGGGGACGACGTTCGCGGTGACGGGCCCCTGGAGCAGGCACTGA
- a CDS encoding SulP family inorganic anion transporter, which yields MSAATGTPGTTGGAEPGRRARFPFLRQDFAASLVVFLVALPLCVGVAVASGVPAELGLITGIVGGLVTGLLPGSSLQVSGPAAGLTVLVFEAVREYGLAVLGVIVLATGLIQLAMGAMRLGRYFRAISVAVVEGMLAGIGLVLIAGQLYSVAGAEAPASGLDKLAGLPGLVADSAGSTTALISFGLGAATVAVLVLWKHLPAKVRTVPGALAAVALATLAALAFDLPVATVEVRGLLDSIQLPGLEAVGGLASVGVLGTVLAFVLIASAESLFSAAAVDRLHDGPRTEYDKELMAQGAGNTVCGLLGALPMTAVIVRSSANVSAGARTKASRVMHGVWLLLFAALLPGVLAYIPLPALAGILVHAGWKLIPLRSIAALWRGHRGEALILVVTAVSIVAVNMFEGVLIGLALAVAKTAWEASHIKLEVIDKGAGPVQAYLSGNATFLRLPKILDDLEALPKDRPVTVDLSGLHHLDHACRTALENWSQRHSEKGTEPVKVTTPAP from the coding sequence GTGAGCGCCGCGACGGGCACGCCCGGCACCACCGGCGGGGCCGAGCCCGGCCGGCGTGCGCGCTTCCCCTTCCTGCGGCAGGACTTCGCCGCCTCGCTGGTCGTCTTCCTGGTGGCCCTGCCGCTGTGCGTGGGCGTGGCCGTGGCGTCGGGCGTGCCCGCCGAACTCGGTCTGATCACCGGCATCGTGGGCGGCCTGGTCACCGGGCTGCTGCCCGGCAGCAGCCTCCAGGTCTCGGGCCCGGCCGCGGGGCTGACCGTGCTGGTCTTCGAGGCGGTACGCGAGTACGGACTGGCCGTGCTCGGTGTCATCGTCCTGGCCACCGGTCTGATCCAACTCGCCATGGGTGCCATGAGGTTGGGGCGCTACTTCCGGGCCATCTCGGTGGCCGTCGTGGAGGGCATGCTGGCGGGCATCGGCCTGGTCCTGATCGCCGGCCAGCTCTACTCGGTGGCCGGCGCCGAGGCCCCGGCCTCGGGTCTTGACAAGCTCGCCGGGCTCCCCGGTCTGGTCGCCGACTCCGCCGGATCCACCACCGCTCTCATCTCCTTCGGGCTCGGCGCCGCCACCGTCGCCGTGCTCGTGCTGTGGAAGCACCTGCCGGCCAAGGTCCGTACGGTGCCGGGCGCGCTGGCCGCCGTGGCGCTCGCCACGCTCGCGGCCCTCGCCTTCGACCTGCCCGTCGCGACGGTGGAGGTACGCGGACTGCTCGACTCGATCCAGCTGCCGGGGCTCGAAGCCGTCGGCGGGCTGGCGAGCGTGGGGGTGCTCGGGACGGTCCTGGCGTTCGTGCTGATCGCGTCGGCGGAGTCGCTGTTCAGCGCCGCCGCCGTGGACCGGCTGCACGACGGGCCGCGCACCGAGTACGACAAGGAGCTGATGGCGCAGGGCGCGGGCAACACGGTCTGCGGGCTGCTCGGCGCGTTGCCGATGACCGCCGTGATCGTGCGCAGCTCGGCGAACGTGTCCGCGGGCGCCCGTACGAAGGCGTCCCGGGTCATGCACGGGGTGTGGCTGCTGCTGTTCGCGGCGCTGCTGCCGGGCGTGCTGGCCTACATCCCGCTGCCCGCGCTGGCGGGCATCCTGGTGCACGCGGGCTGGAAGCTGATCCCGCTGCGCTCGATCGCGGCGCTGTGGCGCGGGCACCGGGGCGAGGCGCTGATCCTCGTGGTCACGGCCGTGTCGATCGTCGCGGTGAACATGTTCGAGGGTGTGCTGATCGGGCTCGCCCTCGCCGTCGCCAAGACCGCCTGGGAGGCCTCGCACATCAAGCTGGAGGTCATAGACAAGGGAGCCGGTCCGGTACAGGCGTACCTGTCGGGCAACGCCACCTTCCTGCGGCTGCCGAAGATACTGGACGACCTGGAGGCGCTGCCGAAGGACCGCCCGGTGACGGTGGACCTGTCCGGGCTGCATCACCTGGACCATGCGTGCCGGACGGCGCTGGAGAACTGGTCGCAGCGGCACAGCGAGAAGGGCACCGAGCCGGTGAAGGTCACCACTCCGGCTCCGTAG
- a CDS encoding carbonic anhydrase: MQPLIDHARSFRKQSADRPEEFARLAEGQSPQVLFITCSDSRVVPALITGARPGELFELRTAGNIVPPHTSSQPTSEAATVEYAVEVLGVTDVVVCGHSHCGAVGALVRGDDLTAVPAVRDWLAHSTPRPDGATEDPAVTEAVQNHVLTQLLRLRSYPCVERRLTAGRLRLHGWFYEVHTGSVLAHDVRSDSFEAL, translated from the coding sequence ATGCAGCCCCTCATCGATCACGCACGCTCCTTCCGCAAGCAGTCCGCGGACCGCCCGGAGGAGTTCGCCCGTCTCGCCGAAGGCCAGTCCCCGCAGGTCCTGTTCATCACCTGCTCCGACTCGCGGGTCGTCCCGGCCCTGATCACCGGAGCCCGGCCCGGTGAACTCTTCGAACTGCGCACCGCGGGCAACATCGTCCCCCCGCACACCTCTTCGCAGCCCACCAGTGAGGCCGCCACCGTCGAGTACGCGGTGGAGGTGCTCGGAGTCACGGACGTCGTCGTCTGCGGCCACTCCCACTGCGGCGCCGTCGGCGCGCTGGTACGCGGCGACGACCTGACCGCCGTACCCGCCGTCCGCGACTGGCTCGCGCACTCGACCCCACGGCCCGACGGGGCGACGGAGGACCCGGCGGTCACCGAGGCCGTGCAGAACCACGTCCTGACCCAACTCCTGCGGCTGCGCTCCTACCCGTGCGTGGAACGGCGGCTGACAGCAGGCCGACTGCGCCTGCACGGCTGGTTCTACGAGGTCCACACCGGGTCCGTCCTCGCGCACGACGTCCGCTCCGACTCCTTCGAGGCGCTGTGA